A genomic region of Streptomyces sp. R33 contains the following coding sequences:
- a CDS encoding MFS transporter, with the protein MAGTRTPQRPSSAQRRVLAPLALAQFICSFAGSNMNVMINDISEDLDTTVQGVQIAITIFLLVMAALMIPGGKLTDRYGRKRCLMVGLVVYGIGALLSAAAPGLGVLILGNSILEGIGTALLIPPVYILTTLIFTDLTSRARAFGAIMALGGIGAAAGPLIGGLITSWLSWRAAFVFQTLVILVIIVLSRSLEDPLPPDPTRSFDTTGAVLSAAGLILVVMGILAADNNVWLMIGLLVLGALVLLWFFRSVRAKERAGKEPLLSTSLFRDRTSNLGLVTQNVQWLLLMGSSFTIAAYLQVVRGYDAVQTGVIFTAATLGLLVSSLAAERLAKRWPQRTLIMTGFIVTLAGIVVLIALAGGSPNPWALTPGLLLIGLGLGVMLTPSVNVVQSSFPEERQGEISGLSRSVSNLGSSLGTAVAGTILVSGLTSGAYAAAMITLAVIGLAGLAAAVLLPKKPRPVAGRVQPSME; encoded by the coding sequence GTGGCCGGTACACGAACCCCGCAGCGGCCGTCCAGCGCTCAGCGGCGCGTCCTCGCCCCCCTGGCCCTCGCGCAGTTCATCTGCAGCTTCGCCGGGTCCAACATGAACGTGATGATCAACGACATCAGCGAGGACCTGGACACCACCGTCCAGGGGGTGCAGATCGCCATCACGATCTTCCTCCTGGTCATGGCCGCGCTGATGATCCCCGGCGGCAAGCTGACCGACCGCTACGGCCGCAAGCGCTGTCTCATGGTCGGCCTCGTCGTCTACGGCATCGGCGCCCTGCTGAGCGCCGCCGCCCCGGGGCTGGGCGTACTGATCCTCGGGAACTCGATCCTGGAGGGGATCGGAACGGCCCTGCTCATCCCGCCCGTCTACATCCTCACGACGCTCATCTTCACGGACCTGACCTCACGGGCCCGCGCCTTCGGCGCCATCATGGCGCTGGGCGGCATCGGCGCCGCCGCCGGGCCGCTGATCGGCGGGCTCATCACCTCGTGGCTGAGCTGGCGGGCGGCCTTCGTATTCCAGACCCTGGTCATCCTGGTGATCATCGTGCTGAGCCGGAGCCTCGAGGACCCGCTGCCGCCCGATCCGACGCGCTCGTTCGACACCACCGGAGCGGTCCTCTCGGCCGCCGGCCTCATCCTGGTCGTCATGGGCATCCTCGCCGCCGACAACAACGTCTGGCTCATGATCGGCCTGCTCGTGCTGGGCGCCCTCGTGCTCCTGTGGTTCTTCCGCTCCGTACGGGCCAAGGAGCGGGCCGGCAAGGAACCCCTGCTGTCCACCAGCCTGTTCCGTGACCGCACCTCCAACCTGGGCCTCGTCACGCAGAACGTTCAGTGGCTGCTGCTGATGGGTTCCTCGTTCACCATCGCGGCCTACCTCCAGGTGGTGCGCGGCTACGACGCCGTCCAGACCGGCGTCATCTTCACCGCCGCCACGCTCGGCCTGCTCGTGTCCTCGCTCGCCGCCGAACGCCTCGCGAAGCGGTGGCCCCAGCGGACCCTCATCATGACCGGCTTCATCGTCACCCTCGCCGGCATCGTCGTCCTGATCGCCCTGGCCGGCGGCTCCCCGAACCCTTGGGCCCTCACCCCCGGACTCCTGCTGATCGGACTGGGCCTCGGCGTGATGCTGACCCCCTCGGTCAACGTCGTCCAGTCGAGCTTCCCCGAGGAGCGGCAGGGCGAGATCTCCGGCCTCTCCCGCAGCGTGTCGAACCTCGGGTCCTCGCTCGGCACGGCAGTCGCCGGCACCATCCTCGTCTCGGGCCTGACCAGCGGCGCCTACGCGGCCGCGATGATCACGCTGGCCGTGATCGGACTCGCCGGACTCGCTGCCGCGGTACTCCTTCCGAAGAAGCCGCGCCCGGTGGCCGGCCGTGTCCAACCGAGCATGGAATGA
- a CDS encoding response regulator transcription factor, which yields MPSVLIVEDDPSIRQSLIEVLTEHGYAVRSAADGFGALREVTQAPVDAVVLDLGLPDLDGGDALRMIRGISSVPVLVATARDDEREIIKLLNAGADDYLVKPFSGGQLIARLSAVLRRTSHVPPAGTPAGAPVAAASEPLRATTVGELAVDPGARTAYLAGRELRLTRREFDLLAFLAHHCGQVVSKRRLLTEVWREPYVDDQTVDVHLSSLRRKLGERAAAPRYLLTVRGVGIKLVAPR from the coding sequence ATGCCGAGCGTCCTGATCGTGGAAGACGACCCCAGCATCCGCCAGTCACTCATCGAGGTGCTGACGGAACACGGTTATGCCGTGCGCAGCGCTGCCGACGGGTTCGGCGCGCTGCGGGAGGTCACCCAGGCCCCCGTCGACGCCGTGGTCCTCGACCTGGGACTGCCCGATCTCGACGGAGGGGACGCCCTGCGCATGATCCGGGGCATTTCCTCCGTACCCGTGCTGGTGGCCACCGCCCGCGACGACGAGAGGGAGATCATCAAGCTCCTCAACGCGGGCGCCGACGACTACCTGGTCAAGCCCTTCTCCGGGGGGCAGCTCATCGCGCGCCTCTCCGCCGTCCTGCGGCGCACCAGCCACGTCCCCCCTGCCGGTACCCCGGCGGGCGCACCGGTGGCGGCGGCGAGCGAGCCGCTGCGCGCCACCACCGTGGGCGAGCTGGCGGTGGACCCGGGCGCGCGCACCGCGTACCTGGCCGGCCGGGAGCTCCGTCTCACCCGCCGCGAGTTCGACCTCCTGGCGTTCCTCGCCCACCACTGCGGCCAGGTCGTCTCCAAACGCCGTCTGCTGACCGAGGTCTGGCGCGAGCCGTACGTGGACGACCAGACCGTCGACGTGCACCTGTCGTCCCTGCGCCGCAAGCTCGGCGAACGCGCGGCGGCCCCGCGCTACCTGCTGACCGTCCGGGGCGTCGGCATCAAGCTGGTGGCACCGCGTTGA
- a CDS encoding polyphosphate kinase 2 family protein, translating to MSDERAERIADFIEPLRVRPGSKVHLERDFDPRYKAGVKKRNAVELLQAGVSLLAEYQERLAAQHTYGVVLCLQALDAGGKDGTIRHVMSGVNPQGVRVSSFKVPSSEELDHDYLWRYAQRLPARGEIAIFNRSHYEEVLVVRVHPENLVRQKLPEGSFGPGIWDRRYREINRWERYLTDNGFKVVKIFLNLSKEEQRTRFLKRIDLPEKNWKFSAADVRERRRWDDYQEAFSEMLSATSTRWAPWYVVPADRKWFARICAAAVLAHTLMEIDPQYPDVGEEARKDLLVTKRGLEREAPAGAVADPYTTRHPSAGHGHRKGRKGRGKKRG from the coding sequence ATGTCGGACGAGAGAGCCGAACGCATCGCGGATTTCATCGAGCCGCTACGGGTGCGACCGGGGTCGAAGGTGCACCTGGAGCGGGACTTCGATCCCCGCTACAAGGCCGGTGTCAAGAAGCGGAACGCGGTCGAGCTGCTGCAGGCCGGCGTGTCCTTGCTCGCCGAGTACCAGGAGCGGCTGGCCGCCCAGCACACGTACGGGGTGGTGCTCTGTCTCCAGGCACTCGACGCCGGAGGCAAGGACGGGACGATCCGCCACGTGATGAGCGGGGTCAATCCCCAGGGCGTACGCGTCAGCAGCTTCAAGGTGCCGTCCTCCGAGGAGCTCGACCACGACTACCTGTGGCGCTACGCCCAGCGGCTGCCAGCGCGCGGCGAGATCGCCATCTTCAACCGCTCGCACTACGAGGAAGTCCTCGTGGTACGGGTCCACCCCGAGAACCTCGTCCGGCAGAAGCTGCCGGAGGGCTCGTTCGGACCGGGCATCTGGGACCGGCGTTACCGGGAGATCAACCGCTGGGAGCGGTACCTCACGGACAACGGGTTCAAGGTGGTGAAGATCTTCCTCAACCTGTCCAAGGAGGAGCAGCGCACCCGCTTCCTGAAGCGGATCGACCTGCCGGAGAAGAACTGGAAGTTCTCCGCCGCCGACGTCCGGGAGCGGCGCCGGTGGGACGACTACCAGGAAGCGTTCTCCGAGATGCTGTCCGCCACGAGTACGCGGTGGGCTCCGTGGTACGTCGTACCGGCGGACCGGAAGTGGTTCGCGCGGATCTGCGCGGCGGCGGTCCTCGCGCACACCCTGATGGAGATCGATCCCCAGTACCCCGATGTGGGGGAAGAGGCACGCAAGGACCTCCTCGTCACCAAACGGGGGCTGGAGCGCGAGGCCCCCGCCGGGGCCGTGGCCGATCCGTACACCACCCGGCACCCGTCGGCGGGACACGGGCACCGCAAGGGACGCAAGGGGCGGGGGAAGAAGCGCGGCTAG
- a CDS encoding ATP-binding protein, whose amino-acid sequence MRRSLAGVALAVTSMVALSFLIPLAALVMSLVKEQGVTAAEQRAAALAPVLTLTTDPDALRESVASLDAAEDLVVHLPDSGPLGSSKAPVNLLERAQQARESISQEIPGGWICLQPVVLPGDRVAVIENFVPDAELTRGVKESWAVMAFLAVGLVGGSVLVADRLGAKVVRSSKRLARASHALGQGDLDTRVDPMGPRELRDAGVAFNAMAHRMTELLAVERELVADLSHRLRTPLTALHLASERMAGTPESARVEAAVGELEAELRAIIAAARTPLAVGPMAQGLLGTEAPADRHSVGAGASGPRCETAEVVRRRTAFWTVLAEQQNRSCSLDLTQEPTSIALSDDDVAAVVDALIGNIFRHTAPGTPFAVHVVRTAQAVELVVEDGGPGIPDPDRALSRGSSTGSTGLGLDIAQRAASATGGSMRIGRGPLGGAHITVTFALAPPAPSSRRPRISRRRPTRPRGR is encoded by the coding sequence TTGAGACGCTCGCTGGCCGGAGTGGCGCTCGCCGTGACCTCCATGGTCGCCCTCTCCTTCCTCATACCGCTGGCCGCGCTGGTGATGTCGCTCGTCAAGGAACAGGGCGTCACCGCGGCCGAGCAGCGTGCCGCCGCCCTGGCCCCCGTCCTCACCCTGACCACGGATCCGGACGCCCTGCGGGAATCCGTCGCGAGCCTGGACGCGGCCGAGGACCTGGTCGTGCACCTGCCGGACTCGGGGCCCCTCGGCAGCTCGAAGGCGCCGGTGAACCTGCTCGAACGGGCCCAGCAGGCACGCGAGTCCATCTCCCAGGAGATCCCGGGCGGCTGGATATGCCTGCAGCCGGTGGTGCTCCCCGGTGACCGGGTCGCCGTCATCGAGAACTTCGTCCCCGACGCGGAACTGACCCGCGGGGTCAAGGAGTCCTGGGCGGTCATGGCCTTCCTGGCCGTGGGGCTGGTCGGCGGTTCCGTACTGGTCGCCGACCGCCTCGGCGCGAAGGTCGTCCGGTCCTCGAAGAGGCTCGCGCGGGCCTCGCACGCCCTCGGCCAGGGCGACCTGGACACCCGCGTGGACCCCATGGGTCCCAGGGAGCTGCGCGACGCGGGCGTCGCCTTCAACGCGATGGCCCACCGGATGACGGAGCTGCTCGCCGTCGAACGCGAACTCGTCGCCGATCTGTCCCACCGGCTGCGCACCCCGCTGACCGCCCTGCACCTGGCGTCCGAGCGCATGGCCGGCACACCGGAGTCGGCCAGGGTCGAGGCGGCGGTCGGCGAACTGGAGGCCGAGCTCCGGGCCATCATCGCTGCGGCGCGCACCCCGCTCGCCGTGGGCCCCATGGCCCAGGGCCTGCTCGGTACGGAAGCGCCCGCAGACCGTCACTCCGTCGGCGCGGGGGCGTCCGGCCCCCGCTGCGAGACGGCCGAGGTCGTCCGGCGCCGCACCGCCTTCTGGACGGTCCTGGCCGAGCAGCAGAACCGCTCCTGCTCACTCGACCTCACCCAGGAACCCACGTCCATCGCCCTGTCCGACGACGACGTCGCCGCCGTGGTGGACGCGCTCATCGGCAACATCTTCCGCCACACCGCACCCGGGACCCCGTTCGCCGTCCACGTCGTACGTACGGCACAGGCCGTGGAGCTGGTGGTGGAGGACGGCGGACCGGGCATCCCCGACCCGGACCGGGCCCTCTCCCGCGGGAGCAGCACCGGTTCCACGGGGCTGGGTCTCGACATCGCGCAACGGGCCGCGAGCGCCACGGGCGGCTCCATGCGCATCGGCCGCGGCCCGCTGGGGGGCGCGCACATCACCGTGACGTTCGCCCTGGCCCCACCGGCCCCGTCCAGCCGCAGGCCCCGCATCTCCCGCCGCCGCCCGACCCGCCCGCGCGGACGGTAG
- a CDS encoding diacylglycerol kinase family protein translates to MSRRWTARLALVTGLAALAVLVVFGGLASLVLMALGWAGLVLTAAGVWWMLTHTGWIRVLAGLLVVLAPVAVLLLYSAAGLLWVVLASLALWALAVAAGSAALAGDSAPGMPERSVVRAERPFVIMNPRSGGGKVGKFRLAERARDLGAEVVVLDPDHRQDVAELARQAVEGGADLLGVAGGDGTQALVAAVAVEYDIPFMVISAGTRNHFAMDLGLDRQDPSRCLEALTDGVELRVDLGYLHEGEPAAGNPGRVFVNSASFGVYAEVVQSPAYRDDKARTMLEMLPALLTHATGARLSVRADALALDGPQAVLVSNNPYRRGDPAGVGRRERLDSGELGVLGVDVASAAEAAGLLLHGRQDRGLTAVTTREVVVDSDAPAIPVGVDGEALVLSTPVRCRIASGALRVRVPRHRPGVPRAAPPMDWRRVRRLALTMGRTAAGRDPA, encoded by the coding sequence ATGAGCAGGCGGTGGACCGCGCGCCTGGCCCTGGTGACGGGCCTGGCGGCGCTCGCGGTGCTGGTGGTGTTCGGCGGCCTCGCGAGCCTCGTGCTGATGGCGCTGGGGTGGGCGGGACTGGTCCTCACGGCGGCTGGCGTGTGGTGGATGCTCACCCACACCGGCTGGATCAGGGTGCTCGCCGGGCTGCTGGTGGTCCTCGCGCCGGTCGCCGTCCTGCTGCTGTACTCGGCCGCCGGGCTGCTGTGGGTCGTCCTGGCCTCCCTCGCCCTGTGGGCGCTGGCCGTGGCAGCGGGCAGCGCCGCCCTTGCCGGGGACTCCGCGCCGGGCATGCCGGAGCGCTCCGTCGTCCGGGCCGAGCGGCCGTTCGTGATCATGAATCCGCGCTCGGGTGGCGGAAAGGTCGGGAAGTTCCGCCTGGCGGAGCGGGCCAGGGACCTCGGTGCCGAGGTCGTCGTACTCGATCCGGACCACCGGCAGGACGTGGCCGAGCTGGCGCGGCAGGCCGTCGAGGGCGGGGCCGACCTGCTGGGTGTCGCAGGCGGCGACGGTACGCAGGCCCTGGTCGCCGCCGTGGCCGTGGAGTACGACATTCCGTTCATGGTGATCAGCGCGGGCACGCGCAACCACTTCGCGATGGACCTGGGCCTCGACCGGCAGGATCCCTCCCGGTGTCTGGAGGCACTGACCGACGGCGTCGAACTGCGCGTCGACCTCGGGTACCTCCACGAGGGAGAACCGGCGGCCGGGAACCCGGGCCGCGTCTTCGTCAACAGCGCCTCGTTCGGCGTGTACGCGGAGGTCGTGCAGAGTCCGGCCTACCGTGACGACAAGGCCCGCACCATGCTCGAGATGCTGCCGGCCCTGCTGACCCACGCCACTGGCGCGCGGCTGAGCGTCCGTGCGGATGCCCTGGCCCTGGACGGCCCCCAGGCCGTGCTGGTGAGCAACAACCCCTATCGGAGAGGGGATCCGGCGGGGGTCGGGCGCCGGGAGCGACTGGACTCCGGCGAGCTGGGGGTGCTCGGCGTGGACGTCGCGAGCGCCGCCGAAGCGGCCGGGCTGCTGCTGCACGGCAGGCAGGACCGCGGGCTGACCGCCGTCACCACCCGTGAGGTCGTCGTCGACTCCGACGCTCCCGCCATCCCCGTCGGCGTCGACGGGGAGGCCCTGGTGCTGTCCACTCCCGTGCGCTGCCGCATCGCGTCCGGCGCCCTGCGCGTGCGGGTGCCCCGGCACCGTCCCGGCGTGCCGCGCGCCGCGCCGCCGATGGACTGGCGCCGGGTGCGGCGGCTGGCGCTGACCATGGGGCGGACCGCCGCGGGACGCGACCCCGCCTGA
- a CDS encoding cation-translocating P-type ATPase — translation MTMRSDSVAEQPRAGGDGWYTRSPEQVVAAFGVDPAVGLSAARAAELLTAHGPNALPEEQRTPAWRRFLAQYRSYMQIVLVAAAIVSLVIHEWTTGILLVVLTLLNAVVGLRQEGKAESAMNALKSMMKATARVRRDGTEAEIPAEQLVDGDVVLISAGDQVPADGRLIKASALQIDESALTGESVPAAKDTGPLAGSRLSPGDQTNTAFMNTPVTHGSGVMVVTATGADTELGKISGMLSATEKEVPPLTKELDRLTLWITGAAGLTMIVMFALGRQRDQAWDVLFVSAVSLAIAAIPEALPTVTQAILSVGSLNLAKRHAIVKELPSVETLAFTSAINSDKTGTLTMNQMTAVEVLSPTDRYTVSGTGYGLEGRIHHAAGSGAGIEDAILPYVVASDAKLVDGEVVGDPTEGALLVLAHKAGLDTDATRDALPRLATLPFDPGYKLMATFHSAADASGRQVVRCFVKGAAPAVMARASTALAAGESVPWDADLLRRAEAQSERMGGEGRRVMAAATRDLDPAGFDPEGDLLAYVTELRMTSLVGMVDPPREEARAAVAAARAAHIRVRLVTGDDVTTGAAIARQIGIPGEAVLGADFAAMGEEEQLARIEGIGVVGRVAPEHKVLLANTLKKRGEVVAMTGDGVNDAPAIKAADIGIAMGSGTDVAKNAGRMILSDDNFATIVYAVEQGRTIYDNLTKYIRFVLLLLVTFVLTFLGATVFNIAAGEPFTPPQVLWIHFVVNASFGFALGFDRESAGLMRRRPRPRGESVLTRPVLVTVGLGGLAITVLLLGLIQLGEARYDSIATGRSIAFTAFSLCLIVAAFECRSETESVLTTSTFDSKQMNWVALAQFVLSVLVTQMDGFQRLLGTTDIDARQFGWALLAALALLLVWELGKLVARRSRAA, via the coding sequence ATGACTATGCGGTCGGACTCTGTGGCAGAACAGCCCCGGGCTGGCGGGGACGGCTGGTACACGCGCTCTCCCGAGCAGGTCGTGGCGGCGTTCGGTGTCGATCCCGCGGTCGGTCTGTCCGCGGCGCGGGCCGCCGAACTCCTGACCGCACACGGTCCGAACGCGCTGCCCGAGGAGCAGCGGACTCCCGCCTGGCGGCGGTTCCTCGCGCAGTACCGCAGTTACATGCAGATCGTCCTGGTGGCCGCGGCGATCGTCTCGCTGGTCATCCACGAGTGGACCACCGGGATCCTGCTGGTCGTGCTGACGCTGCTGAACGCGGTCGTGGGCCTGCGCCAGGAGGGCAAGGCCGAGAGCGCCATGAACGCGCTGAAGTCGATGATGAAGGCGACGGCACGGGTGCGCAGGGACGGTACGGAGGCCGAGATCCCCGCGGAACAGCTCGTCGACGGCGATGTCGTGCTCATCTCCGCCGGGGACCAGGTGCCCGCGGACGGACGGCTCATCAAGGCCAGCGCCCTGCAGATCGACGAGTCGGCACTCACCGGGGAAAGCGTTCCCGCCGCGAAGGACACCGGCCCGCTGGCCGGCAGCCGGCTGTCGCCCGGCGACCAGACCAATACCGCGTTCATGAACACTCCGGTCACCCACGGCAGCGGCGTCATGGTCGTCACCGCGACCGGCGCGGACACCGAGCTCGGCAAGATCTCGGGCATGCTGTCGGCCACCGAGAAGGAGGTGCCGCCGCTCACCAAGGAGCTCGACCGGCTGACCCTGTGGATCACGGGGGCGGCGGGCCTCACCATGATCGTGATGTTCGCCCTGGGGCGCCAGCGGGACCAGGCCTGGGACGTCCTGTTCGTCAGCGCGGTCTCGCTGGCCATCGCGGCCATCCCCGAGGCCCTGCCGACCGTGACCCAGGCGATCCTTTCCGTCGGGAGCCTGAACCTGGCGAAGCGGCACGCCATCGTGAAGGAACTGCCGTCGGTCGAGACGCTGGCGTTCACCTCCGCGATCAACTCGGACAAGACCGGCACCCTGACGATGAACCAGATGACCGCCGTCGAAGTGCTGAGCCCCACCGACCGGTACACCGTGTCGGGCACCGGCTACGGACTCGAAGGCAGGATCCACCACGCTGCCGGGTCCGGCGCCGGGATCGAGGACGCGATCCTGCCGTACGTGGTGGCCAGCGACGCCAAGCTGGTGGACGGCGAGGTGGTGGGCGATCCCACCGAGGGCGCGCTGCTGGTGCTCGCGCACAAGGCCGGCCTGGACACCGACGCCACCAGGGACGCGCTTCCCCGGCTCGCCACCCTCCCGTTCGACCCCGGGTACAAGCTGATGGCCACGTTCCATTCGGCGGCCGACGCCTCCGGGCGGCAGGTCGTGCGCTGCTTCGTGAAAGGGGCGGCCCCGGCGGTCATGGCGCGGGCCTCCACCGCGCTCGCGGCGGGCGAAAGCGTCCCGTGGGACGCCGATCTGCTCCGCCGGGCCGAGGCCCAGAGCGAGCGGATGGGCGGCGAGGGGCGCCGGGTGATGGCCGCGGCCACCCGTGACCTGGACCCGGCCGGCTTCGATCCGGAGGGCGACCTGCTCGCGTACGTCACCGAGCTGCGGATGACCAGTCTCGTCGGCATGGTCGATCCGCCCCGCGAGGAGGCCAGGGCCGCGGTGGCCGCCGCCCGGGCGGCGCACATCAGGGTGCGCCTGGTGACCGGGGACGACGTCACCACGGGGGCGGCGATCGCCCGGCAGATCGGCATCCCCGGCGAGGCGGTGCTCGGCGCCGACTTCGCCGCCATGGGCGAGGAGGAACAGCTCGCCCGTATCGAGGGGATCGGCGTGGTGGGGCGGGTCGCGCCGGAGCACAAGGTCCTGCTCGCGAACACGCTCAAGAAGAGGGGCGAGGTCGTGGCGATGACCGGGGACGGCGTCAACGACGCTCCCGCCATCAAGGCCGCCGACATCGGTATCGCCATGGGCAGCGGCACGGACGTGGCGAAGAACGCCGGACGCATGATCCTCTCCGACGACAACTTCGCCACCATCGTCTACGCCGTGGAGCAGGGCCGGACGATCTACGACAACCTCACCAAGTACATCCGGTTCGTGCTGCTCCTGCTGGTCACCTTCGTGCTGACGTTCCTCGGCGCCACGGTCTTCAACATCGCCGCCGGTGAACCGTTCACCCCGCCGCAGGTGCTCTGGATCCACTTCGTCGTCAACGCCTCCTTCGGCTTCGCGCTCGGTTTCGACCGGGAGAGCGCCGGACTCATGCGGCGCCGGCCGCGTCCGCGCGGGGAATCGGTGCTCACGCGGCCCGTGCTGGTCACGGTCGGGCTGGGCGGGCTGGCGATCACCGTCCTGCTGCTCGGCCTGATCCAGCTCGGCGAAGCCCGCTACGACAGCATCGCGACGGGCCGGTCGATCGCGTTCACGGCCTTCTCGCTCTGCCTGATCGTGGCCGCCTTCGAATGCCGCAGCGAGACGGAATCCGTGCTGACGACCTCCACGTTCGACAGCAAGCAGATGAACTGGGTCGCCCTGGCCCAGTTCGTCCTCTCCGTACTGGTGACCCAGATGGACGGCTTCCAGCGCCTGCTCGGGACGACCGACATCGACGCGAGGCAGTTCGGCTGGGCGCTGCTGGCCGCACTGGCACTGCTGCTCGTATGGGAACTGGGCAAGCTCGTGGCCCGCCGGTCGAGGGCCGCGTGA
- a CDS encoding SulP family inorganic anion transporter gives MTTRHHGHGVLSRFRAVPGIRAVSAYRREWLVKDLVAGVVLTTLLVPQGMAYAELAGLPAITGLYTTILCLLGYAVFGPSRILVLGPDSSLGPMIAATVLPLVAAGGDPDRAVALASMLAVMVAAIMILASVAKLGFIADLISKPTMIGYMNGLALTILIGQLPKLLGFKVEADNLIGECAGLVRKIADGAVVPASAAVGLGGIALILVLQRFLPKIPAVLVMVVLAIGATAAFDLDEHGVGLVGVLPEGFPPFTIPEVRLADLAPLLGGALGIALVSLADTISNASAFAARTGQEVRGNQEMAGVGAANLAAALFQGFPVSTSGSRTAVAERAGARSQLTGVVGAALIVLMLVLAPGLFRNLPQPALAAVVITASLSLADIPGAVRLWRQDRAEFLLCFAAFAGVALLGVLPGIAVAVGLSVLNVFRRAWWPYDTVLGRVQGLEGYHDIRSYPQAEQLPGLVIYRFDAPLFFANARAFRDEVRRLAGADPRPSWIVIAAEPMTDVDTTAADVLEELDEALNADDIHLVFAELKDPVRRKIERYELTRTIDPAHFYPTVETAVAAFRLRTGAQWSPGPGAGPPPPADGK, from the coding sequence GTGACCACCCGGCACCACGGCCACGGGGTCCTCTCCCGCTTCCGGGCGGTTCCCGGGATCCGCGCGGTCTCGGCCTACCGGCGGGAGTGGCTCGTCAAGGACCTGGTCGCGGGAGTCGTCCTGACCACGCTGCTGGTGCCGCAGGGCATGGCGTACGCCGAGCTGGCGGGCCTGCCGGCCATCACCGGCCTGTACACGACGATCCTCTGCCTGCTCGGATACGCGGTGTTCGGCCCCTCCCGGATCCTGGTGCTCGGCCCGGACTCCTCGCTGGGGCCGATGATCGCCGCCACCGTGCTGCCCCTGGTGGCCGCCGGCGGGGATCCCGACCGGGCCGTCGCGCTGGCGTCGATGCTCGCGGTCATGGTGGCGGCGATCATGATCCTGGCCTCGGTGGCGAAGCTCGGCTTCATCGCCGACCTGATCTCCAAACCGACGATGATCGGCTACATGAACGGTCTGGCGCTGACCATCCTGATCGGCCAGCTGCCCAAGCTGCTCGGCTTCAAGGTGGAGGCGGACAACCTGATCGGCGAGTGCGCCGGCCTCGTGCGGAAAATCGCCGACGGGGCGGTGGTACCGGCCTCCGCCGCCGTGGGCCTCGGCGGGATCGCCCTGATCCTGGTCCTGCAGCGTTTCCTGCCGAAGATCCCCGCAGTGCTCGTGATGGTGGTCCTGGCCATCGGCGCGACCGCCGCCTTCGACCTGGACGAGCACGGCGTCGGCCTGGTCGGGGTACTGCCCGAGGGCTTCCCGCCGTTCACGATCCCCGAAGTGCGGCTCGCCGACCTGGCGCCGCTGCTCGGGGGTGCACTGGGCATCGCCCTGGTGTCCTTGGCCGACACGATCTCCAACGCGTCCGCCTTCGCGGCGCGTACGGGCCAGGAGGTCCGCGGCAACCAGGAGATGGCGGGCGTCGGTGCGGCCAACCTGGCGGCCGCCCTCTTCCAGGGCTTCCCCGTCAGCACCAGCGGGTCCCGGACGGCGGTGGCGGAGCGGGCGGGCGCCAGGAGCCAGCTCACCGGGGTCGTCGGAGCGGCGCTCATCGTCCTCATGCTCGTGCTGGCTCCGGGCCTGTTCCGCAACCTGCCCCAGCCGGCCCTGGCCGCCGTGGTCATCACCGCGTCGCTGTCGCTGGCCGACATCCCCGGGGCCGTACGGCTGTGGCGGCAGGACCGGGCGGAGTTCCTGCTGTGCTTCGCGGCCTTCGCCGGCGTGGCCCTGCTCGGTGTGCTGCCCGGGATCGCCGTCGCCGTGGGCCTGTCCGTACTCAACGTCTTCCGGCGCGCCTGGTGGCCGTACGACACCGTACTGGGGCGGGTGCAGGGCCTGGAGGGCTACCACGACATCCGCTCCTACCCGCAGGCCGAGCAGCTGCCGGGCCTGGTGATCTACCGGTTCGACGCCCCGCTGTTCTTCGCCAACGCCAGGGCCTTCCGGGACGAGGTCAGGCGACTGGCCGGCGCGGACCCGCGGCCGAGCTGGATCGTGATCGCGGCGGAGCCCATGACCGACGTGGACACCACCGCCGCCGACGTCCTGGAAGAGCTCGACGAGGCGCTCAACGCGGATGACATCCACCTCGTGTTCGCCGAGCTCAAGGACCCGGTGCGGCGGAAGATCGAGCGGTACGAACTCACCCGGACCATCGACCCCGCGCACTTCTACCCCACCGTCGAGACCGCCGTCGCCGCCTTCCGCCTGCGCACCGGGGCGCAATGGTCACCCGGGCCCGGGGCCGGCCCGCCCCCGCCCGCCGACGGCAAGTGA
- a CDS encoding transglycosylase SLT domain-containing protein, translating to MSSACPRPSLSPSEGSSVSHAVIRRIAASKKTLAGSIVALGVAGSMLATVPAQAAPTSAKAIAQQMIKDPAQFAAFNNIVSRESGWDHTATNASSGAYGLVQALPASKMASAGADWKTNPATQIKWGLDYMNSRYGSPVGAWNFWQTHHWY from the coding sequence ATGTCTTCGGCATGCCCGCGACCGTCCCTGTCGCCTTCGGAAGGTTCATCCGTGTCCCACGCTGTCATCCGCCGCATCGCCGCTTCCAAGAAGACCCTCGCCGGCTCCATCGTCGCCCTGGGCGTCGCCGGCTCGATGCTCGCCACGGTTCCCGCCCAGGCGGCCCCGACGAGCGCCAAGGCGATCGCCCAGCAGATGATCAAGGACCCGGCGCAGTTCGCGGCGTTCAACAACATCGTTTCCCGTGAGAGCGGCTGGGACCACACCGCCACCAACGCCTCCTCGGGCGCCTACGGCCTGGTCCAGGCCCTGCCGGCCTCGAAGATGGCCTCCGCGGGTGCCGACTGGAAGACCAACCCGGCCACCCAGATCAAGTGGGGCCTGGACTACATGAACTCCCGCTACGGCAGCCCCGTCGGTGCCTGGAACTTCTGGCAGACCCACCACTGGTACTGA